The Vibrio navarrensis genome has a segment encoding these proteins:
- the rsmH gene encoding 16S rRNA (cytosine(1402)-N(4))-methyltransferase RsmH: protein MTNTFQHISVLLNESIDGLAIKPDGIYIDGTFGRGGHSRTILSRLGENGRLYSIDRDPQAIAEAGKIDDPRFTIIHGPFSGMAKYAEQYGLVGKVDGVLLDLGVSSPQLDDAERGFSFMKDGPLDMRMDPTSGIPVSQWLLEADLDDITWVIREFGEDKHARRIAKAIVAHRENEEKEPLTRTSHLAKLISEAAPKSFKEKKHPATRTFQAFRIYINSELEEIDTALKGAASILAPQGRLSVISFHSLEDRMVKRFMRKESKGPEVPYGIPLTEAQIQALGSANMKTVGKAIMPTEAEIEMNPRSRSSVLRIAEKL, encoded by the coding sequence ATGACCAACACATTCCAGCACATCTCCGTATTACTCAATGAATCGATCGACGGCTTAGCGATCAAGCCAGACGGGATTTACATTGATGGAACGTTTGGCCGCGGTGGTCACAGTCGGACAATTTTGTCGCGCTTGGGCGAAAATGGCCGCCTTTACAGTATTGATCGCGACCCACAGGCGATTGCTGAAGCGGGAAAAATTGACGATCCACGTTTCACCATTATCCATGGCCCATTTTCTGGCATGGCCAAGTACGCTGAGCAGTACGGTTTAGTCGGCAAGGTGGATGGTGTTTTACTCGATTTAGGCGTTTCTTCCCCCCAGTTGGATGACGCTGAACGCGGCTTTAGCTTTATGAAAGATGGCCCACTCGACATGCGCATGGATCCCACGTCGGGCATTCCAGTCTCGCAGTGGTTGCTTGAAGCGGATCTTGATGACATCACGTGGGTGATCCGCGAGTTCGGCGAAGACAAACATGCCCGCCGCATCGCCAAAGCGATCGTCGCTCATCGGGAAAATGAAGAGAAAGAGCCGCTCACACGTACGTCACATCTGGCCAAATTGATCTCTGAAGCGGCGCCAAAAAGTTTCAAAGAGAAAAAACACCCAGCGACGCGCACATTCCAAGCTTTTCGCATCTACATCAACAGTGAATTGGAAGAGATCGACACCGCATTAAAAGGCGCAGCATCGATCTTGGCTCCACAAGGGCGTTTGTCGGTCATCAGCTTTCATTCGCTGGAAGATCGCATGGTGAAACGTTTCATGCGTAAAGAGAGCAAAGGGCCAGAAGTGCCTTATGGGATCCCCCTGACCGAAGCGCAAATTCAAGCGTTAGGTTCGGCCAATATGAAAACGGTTGGCAAAGCGATTATGCCAACGGAAGCGGAAATTGAGATGAACCCTCGTTCGCGCAGTTCGGTTCTTCGTATTGCTGAAAAACTCTGA
- the ftsL gene encoding cell division protein FtsL has translation MAKRTPNLAKLILLDLLTVGRVTLLLLLCIFATAMAVVFATHHTRQAITFKDQTLQEREHLDSEWRNLMLEETALAEHSRVQELAKKELEMRRPDGDKEVVINLK, from the coding sequence ATGGCCAAGCGCACGCCCAATCTCGCCAAATTAATTTTACTCGACTTACTCACTGTAGGTCGGGTGACACTTTTGCTGCTGCTGTGCATTTTTGCCACGGCAATGGCCGTGGTCTTTGCCACGCACCACACTCGTCAAGCGATCACCTTTAAAGATCAAACCTTGCAAGAGCGTGAACATCTCGACAGTGAGTGGCGTAACTTAATGCTGGAAGAGACGGCACTGGCTGAGCACAGCCGAGTACAGGAACTGGCGAAGAAAGAGTTGGAAATGCGCCGTCCGGATGGTGACAAAGAAGTGGTGATCAATCTGAAATGA
- the rsmI gene encoding 16S rRNA (cytidine(1402)-2'-O)-methyltransferase has protein sequence MTDKNNLPATGATLYIVPTPIGNLGDITHRAIEVLSTVDLIAAEDTRHTGKLLSHFNIQTKTFALHDHNEQQKAQVLVDKLLAGQNIALVSDAGTPLISDPGYHLVSQCRQAGVKVVPLPGPCAVITALSASGLPSDRFSFEGFLPAKSKGRKDKLLEIAKVERTCIFYESPHRIIDSLHDMLEILGPNREVVLARELTKTFETIQGMPLGELVDWVKSDENQQKGEMALLIHGYRDSAEDALPEEALRALTILVKELPLKRAAAMVAEIYNVKKNALYKWGLENLDQ, from the coding sequence ATGACAGATAAAAATAACTTACCCGCCACGGGTGCCACCCTCTACATTGTTCCTACTCCAATTGGGAACTTGGGGGACATCACCCATCGCGCCATCGAAGTACTATCAACGGTCGATCTCATCGCGGCCGAAGATACTCGTCACACAGGTAAATTGTTGTCTCACTTCAATATTCAAACCAAAACTTTTGCCTTACATGATCACAATGAACAGCAAAAAGCACAGGTGCTGGTCGATAAACTGCTCGCTGGGCAAAACATCGCTTTGGTCTCTGATGCAGGGACGCCGCTGATCAGTGATCCAGGGTACCATCTGGTTTCCCAATGTCGTCAGGCTGGCGTTAAAGTTGTGCCGTTACCTGGCCCTTGCGCGGTCATTACCGCTTTGTCTGCATCGGGCTTACCTTCGGATCGATTCAGTTTCGAAGGCTTCCTACCTGCCAAAAGTAAAGGCCGTAAGGATAAATTGCTTGAGATTGCAAAGGTAGAGCGTACCTGTATTTTTTATGAGTCACCACACCGAATCATCGACTCACTGCACGATATGCTGGAAATTCTTGGGCCAAATCGTGAAGTGGTGCTGGCGCGGGAACTGACCAAAACCTTTGAAACTATCCAAGGAATGCCGTTGGGTGAGCTAGTCGACTGGGTGAAAAGCGATGAAAACCAGCAGAAAGGCGAAATGGCGTTATTGATTCATGGTTATCGTGACAGTGCAGAAGATGCTCTGCCGGAAGAAGCGCTGCGCGCGTTGACCATCTTAGTTAAAGAGTTGCCGCTCAAACGTGCCGCTGCCATGGTCGCGGAAATTTACAACGTGAAGAAAAATGCCTTGTACAAATGGGGTTTGGAAAACCTCGACCAGTAA